The following are encoded together in the Dyella terrae genome:
- a CDS encoding TonB-dependent receptor: MRFSFMRGAALGLPLTLLASSIVMAQSGPSDSPDQTAPDKKVTSLGAVKVSAATQKLVAPGFPATLASVPAERVEATINAVDVEDAAKYLPSLFVRKRNYGDTQPVLATRTWGVNSSARTLVYVDDIPISALIANNNTIGAPRWGMTSPEAIDHIDMMYGPFSAAYAGNSMGGVMHIVTRMPDKTEVTIKQTEAVQSFDLYGTHGNYSTSQTSLTAGGRSGNFGWFFGANAMNSFSQPLSIITGSATPAGTGGTIPALNKLGQVANVYGAGGLLHTSMLDLNGEFTYDITPQWKATYLVGYWHNHGQSSTDTYLTDTAGHPTYGKVAGFASNVYQLSADHLMQGLSVKSDTKGNYDASFVVTHYDFLRDNQWQPAGVTTGTGLTTNGRLASYGGTRWSTVDATGIWRPQGYDGAHEVSIGAHADEYKLNNPTTNLSDWQDPDTLTALYSTGRGKTQTQALWLQDAWHFAPNWLLTWGGRYEWWKASDGYNFSGKTGVQQPVEKANGFSPKATLQWNVAADWRITSSLAKAIRFPTVGELYQLVQTGSTYSVPNPDLKPETARSGELAVEHAIDQGMLRLSLFQENTKNALISQTSTLPNVAVPVTYVMNVGKLRNRGIELVAQKDNVLIQGLELSGSVTFVDSTILSNDSFASTAGTISEGKHAPYVPRWRATAVATYRPDAAWAFTLAGRYSGRQYSTLDNTDNTPHVFGAFDKFTVFDVRAHYQINDHLAASFGIDNINNEKYYLYHPFPQRTYVADLKLSL; encoded by the coding sequence ATGCGCTTTTCCTTCATGCGCGGAGCGGCCCTTGGATTGCCGCTCACGCTGCTTGCTTCCTCTATTGTCATGGCTCAATCGGGTCCCAGTGATTCGCCGGATCAGACAGCGCCGGACAAAAAGGTCACCAGTCTGGGTGCGGTCAAGGTGTCCGCTGCCACGCAGAAACTGGTGGCGCCAGGTTTTCCGGCAACCCTGGCCTCGGTGCCTGCCGAGCGCGTCGAAGCCACGATCAATGCCGTGGATGTGGAGGATGCGGCGAAGTACCTGCCGAGCCTGTTCGTGCGCAAGCGCAACTACGGTGACACCCAACCGGTGCTGGCTACCCGCACGTGGGGTGTCAACTCCAGTGCGCGCACGCTGGTCTATGTCGACGACATCCCGATCTCGGCGTTGATCGCTAACAACAACACCATCGGTGCGCCGCGCTGGGGCATGACCTCACCGGAGGCCATCGACCACATCGACATGATGTACGGCCCGTTCTCTGCTGCCTACGCGGGCAACTCGATGGGCGGCGTGATGCACATTGTCACGCGCATGCCTGATAAGACCGAGGTGACCATCAAGCAGACGGAGGCGGTGCAGTCCTTCGATCTGTACGGCACGCACGGCAACTACAGCACCAGCCAGACGAGCCTCACGGCGGGCGGGCGCAGCGGCAACTTCGGCTGGTTCTTCGGCGCCAACGCGATGAACAGCTTCAGCCAGCCGCTGTCCATTATCACTGGCAGTGCAACGCCTGCCGGCACCGGCGGCACCATTCCGGCGCTGAACAAGTTGGGGCAGGTGGCGAACGTCTATGGCGCGGGTGGCTTGCTGCACACGAGCATGCTGGACCTCAATGGCGAGTTCACTTACGACATCACTCCGCAATGGAAGGCGACCTATTTGGTGGGCTACTGGCACAACCACGGCCAGTCGAGCACGGACACCTACCTGACGGACACGGCCGGCCATCCGACTTACGGCAAGGTGGCGGGCTTTGCCAGCAATGTCTATCAGCTCAGCGCGGACCACCTGATGCAAGGCTTGTCGGTGAAGTCGGATACCAAGGGTAACTACGACGCATCGTTCGTGGTGACGCACTACGACTTTCTCAGGGATAACCAATGGCAGCCGGCCGGCGTAACCACCGGGACGGGGCTGACCACCAATGGCCGATTGGCGAGCTACGGCGGCACGCGGTGGTCCACGGTCGATGCCACGGGTATCTGGCGTCCGCAGGGGTATGACGGGGCGCATGAGGTGTCCATCGGCGCACATGCGGACGAGTACAAGCTCAACAACCCGACCACCAATCTGAGCGATTGGCAGGATCCGGATACCCTCACCGCGCTGTACTCGACCGGCCGCGGCAAGACGCAGACGCAGGCCTTGTGGCTACAGGATGCATGGCACTTCGCGCCGAACTGGCTGCTGACATGGGGCGGCCGCTACGAATGGTGGAAGGCCAGCGACGGCTACAACTTCAGCGGTAAAACCGGCGTGCAGCAGCCAGTGGAAAAGGCGAATGGCTTTTCGCCCAAGGCCACCCTGCAATGGAACGTCGCAGCCGATTGGCGCATCACCAGTTCGCTGGCCAAGGCCATCCGTTTCCCGACGGTGGGTGAGCTGTACCAGTTGGTGCAAACCGGCTCGACCTACAGTGTGCCCAATCCCGACCTGAAGCCTGAAACCGCGCGCAGCGGTGAACTGGCCGTGGAGCACGCGATTGACCAAGGCATGCTGCGCCTGTCGCTGTTCCAGGAAAACACGAAGAATGCGTTGATCTCGCAGACATCGACCCTGCCCAACGTGGCGGTGCCGGTGACCTATGTGATGAACGTGGGCAAGCTGCGCAATCGCGGCATCGAGCTGGTGGCGCAGAAGGACAACGTGCTGATCCAGGGGTTGGAGCTATCCGGCAGCGTGACCTTCGTGGACTCGACCATCCTCTCGAACGATAGCTTCGCGAGCACCGCGGGCACCATTTCGGAAGGCAAGCACGCTCCCTATGTTCCGCGTTGGCGCGCGACGGCTGTAGCGACATACCGGCCCGACGCCGCATGGGCATTCACGCTAGCCGGGCGTTACAGCGGGAGGCAGTACTCGACGCTGGACAACACCGACAACACGCCGCACGTGTTCGGTGCCTTCGACAAGTTCACCGTGTTCGACGTGCGCGCGCACTACCAGATCAACGACCATCTGGCGGCTTCGTTCGGCATCGACAACATCAACAACGAGAAGTACTACCTGTACCACCCGTTTCCGCAACGGACGTATGTGGCGGATCTGAAACTGAGTCTGTGA
- a CDS encoding DUF2946 domain-containing protein, whose translation MRRRPSGSMLRVARRIEGRGNSLVMVAGDATPHPSTRTLMLSIVRSCLEPTQGLGKGLIRRRTSRRFVAWLALAAMWLLVAAPTVSRVLPALVSVDAGAWCANHGDDHADMAGMPMPGMPDMPSDPSLHMDQCGYCAMLAHTPLLSGGVVALLLAAPLPAVTPDMRAMAPWHAQPLLSANPRGPPFVLLG comes from the coding sequence ATGCGTCGAAGACCGTCGGGTTCGATGCTTCGCGTTGCGAGGCGCATTGAGGGGCGCGGCAACTCGCTAGTAATGGTCGCGGGCGACGCAACGCCGCACCCGTCAACCCGTACCCTGATGTTATCGATCGTGCGATCATGTCTGGAGCCCACTCAAGGGTTGGGGAAAGGCTTGATTCGACGCAGGACATCACGACGCTTTGTTGCATGGCTGGCTCTTGCCGCCATGTGGCTGCTCGTGGCTGCGCCGACCGTTTCGCGTGTGCTCCCGGCCTTGGTTTCTGTAGATGCAGGGGCTTGGTGCGCCAACCATGGCGACGATCATGCCGACATGGCTGGTATGCCCATGCCTGGCATGCCGGATATGCCCAGCGATCCGTCGCTGCACATGGATCAGTGCGGCTACTGCGCCATGCTGGCGCATACGCCGCTGCTTTCGGGCGGAGTCGTCGCCCTTCTTCTTGCTGCTCCTCTACCGGCCGTTACGCCGGACATGCGCGCCATGGCGCCGTGGCATGCGCAGCCATTACTAAGCGCGAATCCGCGAGGGCCACCGTTCGTCCTGCTGGGATAA
- a CDS encoding retroviral-like aspartic protease family protein, translating to MRRLLMSLGVWSMAVTSVCGVQARSADRSVDPQVALSASPNGHDTVPVYVNGKGPYPFILDTGADGPAVYQWFADEARLPKVAGKEQDLSGQTGSAKVSMFRIDDVSLGGLHYHGAEAFGLPDRKDGGQQAGVLGNDFMDKAVVVFDFPCRQVTIYPTPTDVQKILGGAHVVHAGVDEGTTLLTLPVTVNGAQGIAVLDSGSRQTRLTPGFASKAGIDVASSTFHDDTAIYGTSGNKRVPRTGPVGEVRFAGLTLTNATAQVVDLPMLADDFHGEPAMLLGADLIGRYRLIYDHASKTVGFDASRCEAH from the coding sequence ATGCGTCGCCTCTTGATGTCGCTGGGCGTGTGGTCGATGGCCGTGACAAGCGTTTGCGGTGTGCAAGCACGCTCCGCGGATCGCTCCGTTGATCCTCAGGTCGCCCTGAGTGCATCGCCCAACGGGCACGACACGGTACCGGTCTACGTCAACGGCAAGGGGCCGTATCCCTTCATTCTCGATACCGGTGCTGATGGACCGGCTGTGTACCAGTGGTTTGCCGATGAGGCGCGCCTGCCCAAGGTCGCAGGCAAGGAGCAGGATCTATCCGGGCAGACCGGGTCGGCGAAGGTGTCGATGTTTCGCATTGACGATGTGTCACTCGGCGGTTTGCACTATCACGGCGCGGAAGCGTTCGGTCTTCCTGATCGGAAGGACGGCGGTCAACAGGCAGGTGTGCTTGGCAACGACTTCATGGACAAGGCCGTGGTCGTTTTCGACTTTCCGTGCCGCCAGGTCACAATCTATCCCACGCCTACGGATGTGCAGAAGATTCTCGGCGGTGCACACGTCGTGCACGCCGGTGTCGACGAAGGCACCACACTGCTGACGTTGCCCGTGACAGTGAACGGCGCTCAAGGTATCGCCGTGCTCGATTCGGGGTCGCGGCAAACTCGCCTGACGCCGGGTTTTGCGAGCAAGGCGGGCATCGATGTCGCCTCGTCGACATTTCACGACGACACGGCGATCTACGGCACGAGCGGGAACAAGCGGGTGCCGCGCACCGGTCCCGTGGGCGAGGTGCGGTTTGCTGGCCTTACGCTCACCAACGCCACGGCCCAGGTCGTGGACCTGCCCATGTTGGCGGATGATTTCCATGGTGAGCCGGCCATGCTGCTCGGGGCCGATTTGATCGGCCGGTATCGGCTGATTTACGACCATGCGTCGAAGACCGTCGGGTTCGATGCTTCGCGTTGCGAGGCGCATTGA
- a CDS encoding O-methyltransferase — MTTLTHAPLASLLDRLFDEADATSPAAIPAVAELSSEERSRLMRSKTDYRAFYAHLKDLPLAVSRETGVLLYMLGRGGRAQTIVEFGTSFGISTLHMAAALRDNGGGRLITTEFESSKVKRARENLVAGGLADLVEIREGDALQTLAVDLPEHIDLLLLDGAKALYPEILHLLESRLRPGAYIVADNADYSPEYLAYVRAPANGYLSTPFGDDVELSMRAR; from the coding sequence ATGACAACGCTTACCCATGCGCCCTTGGCTTCGCTGTTGGATCGCCTGTTCGACGAGGCTGACGCGACTTCGCCGGCAGCGATTCCTGCCGTGGCCGAGCTTTCGTCCGAAGAGCGCTCGCGCCTTATGCGAAGCAAGACGGATTACCGCGCTTTCTATGCACACTTGAAAGACTTGCCGCTGGCTGTGTCGCGCGAGACGGGTGTGTTGCTCTACATGCTGGGGCGTGGTGGTCGCGCTCAAACCATCGTGGAGTTCGGCACGTCGTTCGGTATCTCTACCTTGCATATGGCGGCGGCGCTGCGCGACAACGGTGGCGGCCGATTGATCACGACCGAGTTCGAGTCGTCCAAGGTAAAGCGTGCTCGCGAGAACCTTGTGGCGGGCGGCCTTGCCGACTTGGTGGAGATCCGCGAGGGCGATGCGTTGCAGACCTTGGCAGTCGACTTGCCCGAGCACATTGACTTGCTTTTGCTAGACGGCGCCAAGGCGCTTTACCCCGAGATCCTGCATCTGCTGGAAAGCCGCTTGCGGCCGGGTGCCTACATCGTCGCCGACAATGCCGACTACAGTCCCGAATACCTCGCCTATGTGCGTGCACCGGCCAACGGCTATCTCTCCACGCCGTTCGGTGATGATGTCGAGCTGAGCATGCGAGCCCGCTAA
- a CDS encoding TetR family transcriptional regulator, with protein MNSRQNSRLSTRKKPVQARSTELVAAILEAAAQVLAKEGAHRFTTARVAEKAGVSVGSLYQYFPNKAAILFRLQSDEWRETTGLLRDILEDVRKSPLDRLRTLVHTFIHSECEEARMRTALNDAAPLYRDAPEAREAKASGSGIINRFMQEVLPRAPESTQALASDLITRTLGAAGKEFSEQPRTKSEIDAYSEAMAAMFCAYLKSLDRSLK; from the coding sequence ATGAACAGTCGCCAGAACTCCCGCCTTTCCACGAGAAAAAAGCCCGTACAGGCTCGTTCGACCGAGCTCGTCGCAGCCATTCTTGAGGCGGCTGCTCAGGTTTTGGCCAAGGAAGGCGCGCACCGCTTCACCACCGCACGCGTCGCAGAGAAAGCCGGCGTCAGCGTCGGCTCGCTGTACCAATACTTTCCCAATAAGGCAGCCATCCTGTTTCGCCTGCAGAGCGACGAATGGCGAGAGACCACGGGCCTGCTGCGCGACATTCTCGAGGACGTGCGCAAGTCGCCGCTCGACCGGCTGCGCACCCTGGTTCACACCTTCATCCACTCCGAATGCGAGGAAGCACGTATGCGCACGGCGCTTAACGACGCCGCCCCGCTCTATCGCGACGCGCCTGAGGCACGCGAGGCCAAGGCTTCGGGAAGCGGCATCATCAACCGCTTTATGCAGGAGGTACTACCCAGAGCGCCAGAGTCGACTCAGGCGCTGGCCAGCGACCTGATTACCAGGACGCTCGGTGCTGCCGGCAAGGAATTCTCGGAACAGCCGCGCACGAAAAGCGAGATCGACGCGTACTCGGAAGCCATGGCGGCCATGTTCTGTGCCTACCTCAAGAGCCTCGACCGAAGCTTGAAGTAA
- a CDS encoding DUF1801 domain-containing protein, with translation MTFLRLNARSIDPVNPSERIDQLIEGIEDWRGKTLTGLRETILAADKAVIEEWKWMGSPVWSCDGMIAVANAHKEKVKITFMHGAQLEDPAGLFNAGLDGGKWRAIDWHEGDSIDKPALKALVRAAIAYNRAHLKKNAPARSRTKAEKGA, from the coding sequence GTGACATTTTTGCGCTTGAATGCCAGGAGTATCGATCCGGTGAATCCGTCAGAACGCATTGATCAGCTAATTGAGGGTATCGAGGATTGGCGCGGCAAGACCCTGACAGGTCTTCGCGAGACCATCCTTGCCGCCGATAAGGCGGTAATCGAGGAATGGAAGTGGATGGGCAGCCCGGTCTGGTCGTGCGACGGCATGATTGCCGTAGCCAATGCGCACAAGGAAAAGGTGAAGATCACCTTTATGCATGGTGCCCAGCTTGAAGATCCCGCCGGGCTGTTCAATGCCGGGCTTGATGGCGGCAAGTGGCGCGCGATTGATTGGCACGAGGGTGATTCGATCGACAAGCCCGCATTGAAGGCGCTCGTGCGTGCCGCCATCGCTTACAACCGCGCACACCTGAAGAAGAATGCGCCAGCGCGCAGCCGGACAAAAGCAGAGAAGGGCGCCTGA
- a CDS encoding DUF3592 domain-containing protein has translation MTTPSRNDWRPLRNWEKVAVSVVATVVLAWALVQTYQTAVFLARCSRTTGVIIENSGHPLILFTTEAGASVQFVQNGGAVGKPGAPMPVAYDPSDPMGSARADTFFALWGSILGVLPIGLGCLAVVFLGGEIKTTGRFG, from the coding sequence ATGACAACGCCATCCCGGAACGACTGGCGACCGCTGCGGAACTGGGAAAAGGTGGCGGTCAGCGTGGTTGCCACGGTGGTGCTCGCGTGGGCGCTGGTTCAAACCTATCAAACGGCTGTCTTCCTCGCTCGATGCAGCCGTACGACGGGCGTGATTATCGAGAACTCCGGGCATCCACTCATACTCTTCACAACGGAGGCCGGCGCGTCCGTTCAGTTCGTCCAGAATGGCGGCGCGGTGGGCAAGCCCGGTGCGCCGATGCCGGTTGCCTATGATCCGAGCGATCCGATGGGCTCGGCGCGCGCGGATACGTTCTTCGCACTATGGGGCTCGATACTCGGGGTTCTACCCATCGGCCTGGGTTGCCTTGCCGTGGTGTTTCTTGGCGGTGAAATCAAAACAACAGGCAGATTTGGTTGA
- a CDS encoding diguanylate cyclase, translating into MPLAVAVVDIDYFKAFNDTYGHLAGDDCLRSVAQAIQSSLQRPGDFAGRMGGEEFIGIFPATGLQEATELVRRIDSAIRALRIPHVGGIDGQVTVSIGVISAVPHGELSVAAFVEQADKALYQAKQQGRARVYAVEGDVSSMA; encoded by the coding sequence TTGCCGCTGGCTGTGGCCGTCGTGGACATCGATTACTTCAAGGCATTCAACGATACCTACGGTCATCTGGCGGGCGATGATTGCCTGCGCAGCGTGGCGCAGGCCATTCAATCATCCTTGCAGCGCCCCGGTGATTTCGCCGGGCGCATGGGTGGCGAGGAGTTCATTGGTATCTTTCCGGCAACGGGCTTGCAGGAAGCGACGGAGCTAGTGCGTCGGATAGACAGCGCCATACGCGCGCTCCGCATACCTCACGTCGGTGGCATTGATGGCCAGGTAACCGTATCCATCGGCGTGATCAGCGCGGTGCCACACGGTGAGTTGTCGGTTGCTGCATTCGTTGAGCAAGCGGATAAGGCGCTCTATCAGGCCAAGCAGCAGGGTCGTGCGCGGGTATATGCGGTTGAAGGTGATGTGTCGAGCATGGCCTAA
- a CDS encoding response regulator produces MNDIFGSTQPRPVVAMARPKLLIVDDQPVNIRALHQIFSGDHDVFMATNGADAIAFCEASQPDLVLLDVVMPALSGLDVCRTLKGNPATADIPVIFVTSLNEPEEEGACWDVGAVDFITKPINAKTTRNRVRAHLTLKHQADMLRQLAWVDGLTGIPEQTAGRRAFGR; encoded by the coding sequence ATGAATGACATCTTCGGTTCGACTCAACCTCGGCCAGTCGTCGCCATGGCCAGGCCAAAGCTGCTCATCGTTGATGATCAGCCAGTGAATATTCGCGCATTGCATCAGATCTTCTCGGGCGACCACGACGTCTTTATGGCCACGAACGGGGCGGATGCCATCGCGTTTTGCGAGGCCTCGCAGCCCGATCTGGTTCTGTTGGACGTCGTCATGCCCGCGCTGAGTGGCCTGGATGTCTGCCGCACACTGAAGGGCAACCCGGCGACTGCGGACATTCCGGTGATCTTCGTGACGTCGCTCAATGAGCCCGAGGAAGAAGGAGCCTGCTGGGACGTTGGCGCCGTGGATTTCATCACCAAGCCGATCAATGCCAAGACGACGCGTAACCGAGTGCGCGCCCATCTCACACTGAAGCATCAGGCGGACATGCTTCGCCAACTGGCATGGGTGGATGGCCTGACGGGCATCCCTGAACAAACGGCAGGTCGACGCGCGTTCGGAAGATGA